The Planctomycetota bacterium DNA window GGTGTTTCTTCCCGGCGGCTCGCCTCAAATACGCGAAGGCTAATCTTCGTAGGAGGCGAACATGATGCAGCTCATCACTCCCGACCGTTACGGCGAGTTCGCAGAGGACCTCGCCGAGATGTACCGCTTGCGCTACCGCGTCTTCAAGCAACGGCTCGGCTGGGACGTCGA harbors:
- a CDS encoding conjugal transfer protein TraI, which encodes MMQLITPDRYGEFAEDLAEMYRLRYRVFKQRLGWDV